GACGGCTCCGCCGTGGACTGGGCGTTCGCCCGGGAGCTGCTCGACGAGGGGCTTCGGAGACCGGCCGGGCGGGGCGACGTACGGGTACGGCCGTCGGGCCCGGACCGCACGGTGATGGAGTTCCACGCGGAGGAGGGCGTCGCCATGGTCCAGTTGCGGACCGCGGACGTCCGGCTGTTCCTCGCCCGCAGCTACGACGCCGTGCCCGAGGGCGGCGAGGTGGCACGTCTCGGCATGGACCACGGGCTCGCGGAGCTGTTCGGCGGCGCGGCGTAGGGCGGGCCGTGCCCGCATGAGGCCGGGGGAGGAGGCCGTCGCCCCGGGAAGCCGGGAGGCGACGGCACAACCCGGGGCCTGTCCGGCAGGTCGGTGACGGACAGGCCCCGGGTTGTCCGGCGCGACGGTCGCCGCCCGCGGCGACCGCCCGCCTCAGCGCTGGGGGAAGCCGAACCCGTAGCCCTGCTGCTGCATCCACGGCAGCAGCCGGTCCAACGCCTCGACGGTCCGGCCGCGCTCGCCGCCGGCGTCGTGGAACAGGACCGTCGGCCCGTTGGAGAGTTCACCGCGCACCGTCGCCTCGATCCCCTCTACGGTGCCGCCCTCGAAGTCCTTGCTGTCGACGTTCCAGCCCAGCGGCCGCATACCGCGGTCCGCGGCCAGCTTCCGGCTGTAGGGCGTGAAGGCGCCGCCGGGCGCGCGGTAGTACTCGACGCGTGCGCCGCCCGCGGCGTCCTCGATCATCTTCTGCGCGTCGAGTATCTGCTGCGACTGGTAGCTCTCCGGCTTGTGATTCATGCCGGTGTCGTGGCTGATGGTGTGGTCGCAGAGCCGGTGCCCGGCGGCCACCACCTGCTTGACCAGATCCGGGTGCGCCTTGGCCTGCGGACCGATCATGCAGAAGACCGCTTTGACGTTGTACTTCTTCAGCACGGCGAGCACCTTCGGGGTCCAGACCGGGCTCGGGCCGTCGTCGATGGTGATGTTGAGGCTGCGGCCGGGGCGGTCCGAGGCGTGCACGATGGAGGGATCGACCGGTGCCGGGGCGGCCCGCTTGGCCTTGGCGGAACCGATGCCCTCCGCCTCCGCCTGGGAGGTGGTGCCGAAATTGCCGAAGGCGAGCGTCCCCGCGATCCCCAGTGAAACCACCGCCGCCGCGGTCGCTCCGATGATCCCGCTCTGCCTGCCGAAGCGCCGTGCCATCCCGACCCCGTCCCTACCGTGCTCGTGTGCGTACCGACCGGCGGTGGCCGCGTTGCGCGCACCGCCTTGCACCACGTGAGATGCACCAGAGTCCGGGCAGGCTGCTCCTGTTACGGATCCATCATGAAACTTATTGATACTGGACCCATGCCACGTGTACTTCTGATCGAGGACGACGCCGCCGTACGGGACGGAGTGTCCCTGGCCCTACGGCGGCGCGGCCACGAAGTGGCGGCCGCGGCAAGCGGCGAGGAGGGGCTGGAGGTCCTGCCGGGCTTCCGCCCCGACATCGTGCTGCTGGACCTGATGCTCCCCGGCAAGGACGGCTTCGAGGTCTGCCGGCTGATCCGCGCCGAGCGGCAGCTGCCGATCATCATGCTGACCGCCCGCGGCGACGATCTCGATGTGGTGCTCGGCCTGGAGGCCGGCGCCGACGACTACATCGTCAAGCCGGCCCGTGGCGAGGTCCTCGAAGCACGGATGCGCGCGGTGCTGCGCCGTACCGCGCTGCCCGCCGACGGCACGCCGGCCGCCGCGGAGCCGGGCCCCGCCCCGGTCGAGACGTACGGC
This portion of the Streptomyces caniferus genome encodes:
- a CDS encoding SsgA family sporulation/cell division regulator codes for the protein MNTVIDQAVQVRLIATTFGPHAVPAVLHYQPADPLAVRMFFPPEISLDGSAVDWAFARELLDEGLRRPAGRGDVRVRPSGPDRTVMEFHAEEGVAMVQLRTADVRLFLARSYDAVPEGGEVARLGMDHGLAELFGGAA
- a CDS encoding response regulator transcription factor, translated to MPRVLLIEDDAAVRDGVSLALRRRGHEVAAAASGEEGLEVLPGFRPDIVLLDLMLPGKDGFEVCRLIRAERQLPIIMLTARGDDLDVVLGLEAGADDYIVKPARGEVLEARMRAVLRRTALPADGTPAAAEPGPAPVETYGELAIDRAGLVVGKGGRDLALAPSEMKLLLFLSATPGQVFSRQQLLEHVWEHSYHGDARLVDACVMRLRTKIEDVPRSPRYVQTVRGFGYRFGPL
- a CDS encoding polysaccharide deacetylase family protein; amino-acid sequence: MARRFGRQSGIIGATAAAVVSLGIAGTLAFGNFGTTSQAEAEGIGSAKAKRAAPAPVDPSIVHASDRPGRSLNITIDDGPSPVWTPKVLAVLKKYNVKAVFCMIGPQAKAHPDLVKQVVAAGHRLCDHTISHDTGMNHKPESYQSQQILDAQKMIEDAAGGARVEYYRAPGGAFTPYSRKLAADRGMRPLGWNVDSKDFEGGTVEGIEATVRGELSNGPTVLFHDAGGERGRTVEALDRLLPWMQQQGYGFGFPQR